In the Eremothecium cymbalariae DBVPG#7215 chromosome 7, complete sequence genome, one interval contains:
- the ATG21 gene encoding Atg21p (similar to Ashbya gossypii ABR189W): MKVLRFNQDASCFSAVSGPHSMTIYNCDPFGKCFELENGNGNSSSCGIGVSSRTQEYQCTNFITEMLFATSLIAVVNKDQGIQKAKKLRIVNTKRKTTICELTFPHEVVDVVMNRKRMCVLLSSDQIFIYDISCMKLLQTINILEEKLKLSAVEQSNNSGIQSNCRVSVQTNMVKIALSSDDKSILCYTAYCKSNKQSFMLNDLVVYDGLNVMPLNHLTTVHKGNIACLCISDDGRMVATASEKGTIIRLFNTVSGTPLTTPNGLLYEFRRGTRPCSIYEMKIDPTNKYLACVCHTDTIHIFDLEKYGQHDKSSNEHTHTSLLDGKFSRETTLQFASFLSKKVISKIPNQNMERDLAHVKINESVKHCIGFPDEFPGRIYVANNSGEFQVWNIPQHGGECILVKTSRF; the protein is encoded by the coding sequence atgaagGTTTTAAGGTTTAACCAGGATGCAAGTTGCTTTTCAGCAGTGAGTGGACCTCACTCTATGACTATATATAACTGTGATCCCTTCGGTAAATGTTTTGAATTAGAAAATGGTAATGGGAATTCTAGTTCGTGCGGTATTGGAGTTAGCTCTAGAACGCAAGAATACCAGTGCACCAACTTTATAACAGAGATGTTGTTCGCAACAAGTTTGATTGCTGTAGTTAATAAGGACCAAGGCATACAAAAGGCGAAGAAGTTACGCATTGTGAATACTAAGCGGAAAACTACAATATGTGAACTCACTTTCCCACATGAGGTTGTGGATGTTGTAATGAATCGCAAAAGGATGTGCGTGCTGTTATCTAGTGATCAGATATTTATCTATGATATATCATGTATGAAGTTGTTACAAACTATTAATATACTGGAGGAGAAGCTAAAGTTGTCTGCCGTTGAGCAAAGTAACAATTCTGGCATTCAGTCAAATTGCCGAGTATCTGTTCAAACCAATATGGTGAAGATCGCCCTAAGTAGCGATGATAAAAGTATTTTGTGTTACACAGCATATTGTAAGAGTAATAAGCAATCATTTATGCTTAACGATTTAGTCGTATATGACGGATTAAATGTAATGCCATTAAATCACCTCACTACTGTACATAAAGGCAATATTGCTTGTTTGTGCATAAGTGATGACGGCAGAATGGTTGCCACTGCTTCAGAGAAGGGGACGATCATAAGGTTGTTTAACACGGTGAGTGGGACACCTCTTACTACTCCTAATGGATTGTTGTATGAATTTAGACGAGGCACAAGGCCCTGTTCAATATATGAAATGAAGATAGACCCcaccaacaaatatttaGCATGCGTTTGCCACACCGATACCattcatatttttgatttagagaAATATGGACAACATGACAAAAGTTCGAATGAACATACACATACATCGTTATTAGATGGAAAGTTTAGCAGAGAGACTACACTGCAGTTTGCAAGCTTcttatcaaaaaaagtGATATCTAAGATTCCAAATCAGAATATGGAAAGAGATTTGGCTCATGTTAAAATCAATGAGTCAGTGAAACACTGCATTGGATTCCCTGATGAGTTTCCAGGGAGAATTTACGTTGCCAACAATAGTGGGGAATTTCAAGTATGGAATATCCCCCAACATGGTGGAGAATGCATCTTAGTAAAGACTAGTAGGttttaa
- the FMP30 gene encoding N-acetylphosphatidylethanolamine-hydrolyzing phospholipase D (similar to Ashbya gossypii ABR187C) produces the protein MHIRKFNKWFLEMHKALGVEWRLTRYGLNRFGYSARNYSKKSVRSSSGVNDDSRNKMSKTWLKALGIVLVPYTCYALYIALQTDMQIRARRRKVEDENSADYNSTLKKYSHLKILGVYENPFNEYRMQTIYEFFFNRVVELFQINRGGIPREEKAMELLMPVHKPTWTDNAAQLVEDQQFTYSLLDPHSVAQKSNCKNTHAVHSTWLGQSCSYVVYRGVKILTDPLVSSYLIHETLGPKRITKVPVPVEDIPTPDVIIVSHNHPDHLDHNSMKYWDDSSPNQPLWVVPKGLGGFLEDNNITRYIELSWWEACKLNFKYESDKNLEIVCTPAMHWSGRGIWDTNRSLWASFLVRDKGMPVIFHAGDTGYVSDLFVRIKQRFGAGVKLALLPCGQYCPEWHQRPRHINPEEALKVMKDLEAQNVLGVHWGTFILSGEYFREPKEKLELLAEVKGIKDRCYCPELGKTVTII, from the coding sequence ATGCACATCcgaaaattcaataaatgGTTTCTTGAAATGCATAAGGCTTTGGGGGTTGAATGGAGGCTTACAAGATATGGTTTGAATAGATTTGGGTATTCTGCAAgaaattattcaaagaaaagTGTGCGTTCTAGCTCCGGTGTCAATGACGATTCACGTAACAAAATGTCTAAAACGTGGTTGAAAGCACTTGGAATTGTTCTGGTTCCCTATACTTGTTATGCATTGTACATTGCTTTACAAACTGACATGCAGATTAGAGCTAGGAGAAGGAAGGTAGAGGATGAAAATTCTGCTGATTATAATAGTACACTGAAGAAATATTCACATTTGAAGATCTTGGGAGTATATGAGAATCCATTCAATGAGTATAGAATGCAGACCATCTAtgagttttttttcaataggGTAGTCGAattatttcaaataaatagaGGGGGTATTCCTCGTGAAGAGAAGGCGATGGAGTTGCTGATGCCAGTGCATAAGCCAACTTGGACGGACAATGCAGCACAACTAGTTGAAGACCAGCAGTTCACATATAGTCTTTTGGACCCCCACAGTGTGGCTCAGAAATCCAACTGTAAAAATACCCACGCTGTCCATTCAACATGGCTGGGTCAATCGTGTAGCTACGTTGTTTATCGTGGAGTTAAAATATTGACTGATCCATTAGTATCTTCATATTTGATACACGAAACACTTGGACCCAAAAGAATCACAAAAGTTCCGGTTCCTGTTGAGGATATCCCCACACCGGATGTTATCATAGTATCCCACAATCATCCTGATCACTTAGACCACAACAGTATGAAGTATTGGGACGATAGCTCACCAAACCAACCTCTTTGGGTAGTTCCGAAAGGTCTGGGCGGGTTCTTAGaggataataatatcacGAGGTATATAGAGCTATCTTGGTGGGAGGCATGCAAACtaaattttaaatatgaaaGCGATAAGAATTTAGAAATAGTTTGTACACCTGCCATGCATTGGTCTGGTAGAGGTATATGGGACACAAACAGATCTCTATGGGCATCATTTCTTGTACGTGATAAAGGAATGCCTGTTATATTTCATGCAGGAGATACCGGCTATGTATCTGATTTATTCGTTAGAATCAAACAAAGGTTCGGGGCAGGTGTAAAATTGGCATTATTGCCATGCGGACAATACTGTCCTGAGTGGCATCAGCGGCCACGCCATATAAATCCGGAAGAAGCATTGAAGGTGATGAAAGACTTGGAGGCCCAAAATGTTCTTGGTGTGCATTGGGGCACTTTTATTTTAAGTGGTGAGTACTTCAGAGAGCCGAAGGAAAAGCTAGAATTACTAGCTGAAGTAAAAGGCATAAAAGATAGATGTTACTGCCCTGAATTAGGGAAAACAGTgacaataatataa
- the ELP4 gene encoding Elongator subunit ELP4 (similar to Ashbya gossypii ABR188W) produces MSFRKRGEIISGLGEVKVAPGREPGGHPSGRFPTNRGLASIKMPMAPPRGVVPSPAAGMAAGQRTPISVAAVTKELDIMKVADLSVAENHPGIRPSPATSQQTTSTGSQDVDKLLGHMGLPLGQSLLIEEQTTTDFASILAKSFASQGVIHNRVEGGNAMKNGNTHLVLFTLNKNYARELPGVFKGSKKEVKRSKISEEESRVTVQNLAGTTSGHQPTRYQDLKIAWRYGLVDEEGKSKVDVSDSETYPHYNHQFDTTSRLLPAPTSAEVSYISPIQPVKTILKQLEAMILNSGNKLLRILIPNLLNPVMYPPKLCQLQEVMPLLHGIRALVKKYSHKCVLFTTISTDLFKSHTGLFLNQIETLFDSILILEPFNQEMLQFLEKACKSQPNKVQHGLVHIKKLPVFSERGEMHLVKSEWAFKNGRKKFAIEEWSIPVEDGSDDQPQHRTDPGSGANYELNSAEHTHQHSPSLDF; encoded by the coding sequence atGTCGTTTAGAAAAAGGGGGGAGATAATAAGCGGTCTAGGTGAGGTAAAGGTAGCTCCTGGTAGGGAACCTGGTGGACATCCATCAGGTAGATTCCCTACAAATCGAGGATTAGCATCTATAAAAATGCCAATGGCTCCTCCTCGTGGAGTTGTTCCGAGTCCTGCAGCTGGCATGGCTGCGGGCCAAAGGACTCCAATatctgttgctgctgtaaCCAAGGAGTTAGACATTATGAAAGTTGCTGATCTCTCTGTTGCAGAGAATCATCCAGGAATTAGGCCGTCACCTGCTACATCTCAACAAACCACCTCTACTGGGAGCCAGGATGTAGATAAATTATTGGGGCATATGGGACTTCCCCTTGGCCAATCACTACTAATTGAGGAACAAACTACTACGGATTTTGCGTCGATTCTTGCGAAGAGCTTTGCTTCACAAGGAGTTATTCATAACAGGGTTGAAGGTGGTAACGCTATGAAAAATGGTAATACACATTTAGTTCTATTTAcattgaacaaaaattatGCTAGAGAGCTCCCTGGTGTATTCAAGGGGTCCAAGAAGGAAGTTAAAAGATCGAAGATCTCAGAAGAAGAGTCCAGAGTTACGGTTCAGAATTTAGCAGGTACTACCTCTGGGCATCAGCCAACAAGATACCAGGATTTGAAAATTGCGTGGAGGTATGGTCTGGTGGATGAAGAAGGGAAAAGCAAGGTAGATGTATCTGATTCAGAAACGTATCCACATTACAATCATCAATTTGATACTACATCACGCCTATTACCTGCTCCGACATCTGCAGAAGTGTCTTACATCTCTCCCATCCAGCCAGTAAAAACCATTTTAAAACAGCTAGAAGCCatgattttgaattctgGGAACAAGCTTTTGCGAATTTTGATCCCCAACTTATTAAATCCTGTAATGTACCCACCTAAGTTATGCCAGCTTCAGGAGGTGATGCCTCTTCTACATGGTATAAGAGCCTTGGTCAAAAAATACTCCCATAAATGTGTTTTGTTCACTACAATTTCAACGGATTTATTTAAAAGCCATACAGGCTTGTTTTTGAACCAGATTGAGACGCTCTTCGATTCAATTCTAATCTTAGAGCCATTTAACCAAGAAATGCTacaatttttggaaaaagcATGTAAATCGCAGCCAAACAAAGTCCAACACGGCCTGGTACATATAAAAAAACTTCCAGTGTTCTCTGAAAGAGGTGAAATGCACTTGGTCAAGTCCGAATGGGCATTTAAGAATGgtagaaagaaatttgcAATCGAAGAATGGAGCATTCCTGTTGAAGACGGCAGTGACGACCAGCCCCAACATCGAACAGATCCTGGCAGCGGAGCAAATTACGAACTTAATTCTGCAGAGCATACGCACCAACATTCACCTTCATTAGACTTTTAA
- the ECM31 gene encoding 3-methyl-2-oxobutanoate hydroxymethyltransferase (similar to Ashbya gossypii ABR186W), with amino-acid sequence MKSAILRAAVKRCYSLQVAKRQKTIPDLLQKYDAKSPISMITAYDYITATWAQNAGTDIILVGDSLAMSTLGHESTTDLEFEEFRYHLKSVCKAEGSAFIVSDVPYGSFESSIEKGIQAVIDIMKTSSRIGAVKLEVGSHEDDYGLELAKEICRRGIPLVGHVGLTPQRVHNMGGFKVQGSKSVKQALAVYQRAKDLQDAGCFSLVLECVPHQIAKVITEKLSIPTIGIGAGPGTSGQVLVVSDVLGMLPGRIPKFVNAYSNMNEIALSAIEKYINEMNTSTFPKIGDHTFSVKDELLEKFLKGIK; translated from the coding sequence ATGAAGAGTGCCATTTTGCGGGCTGCCGTTAAGCGATGTTATTCACTTCAAGTTGCAAAGCGTCAGAAAACAATTCCTGACCTTTTGCAGAAATACGACGCTAAGAGCCCTATTTCCATGATCACAGCGTATGACTATATAACTGCAACATGGGCGCAAAATGCTGGCacagatataatattgGTCGGTGATTCGCTTGCGATGTCTACATTGGGTCATGAATCGACTACAGATCTTGAATTCGAAGAGTTTAGATACCATTTAAAATCAGTTTGCAAGGCTGAGGGATCTGCATTCATAGTATCAGATGTACCATACGGAAGTTTTGAATCAAGTATTGAAAAGGGTATCCAAGCTGTTATCGATATAATGAAAACATCTAGTAGAATTGGGGCAGTTAAACTTGAAGTAGGGTCCCACGAGGATGATTACGGATTGGAATTGGCTAAGGAGATATGCAGAAGGGGTATCCCACTTGTAGGTCATGTTGGTTTGACTCCACAAAGGGTGCACAACATGGGTGGTTTTAAAGTCCAGGGCTCTAAAAGTGTTAAACAAGCTTTAGCTGTTTATCAGCGAGCCAAAGATTTGCAAGATGCTGGCTGCTTCTCCTTAGTTCTCGAATGCGTGCCTCACCAAATTGCTAAAGTCATTACTGAAAAATTAAGTATTCCTACTATTGGAATTGGAGCAGGCCCTGGTACAAGTGGTCAGGTTCTGGTTGTTTCTGATGTGCTGGGAATGTTACCAGGAAGGATACCTAAATTTGTTAATGCATATTCTAATATGAACGAGATAGCTTTGAGTGCAATTGAGAAGTATATAAACGAGATGAATACATCAACTTTTCCTAAAATCGGGGACCACACATTTTCGGTCAAAGATGAGCTattagaaaagtttttaaagGGTATTAAATGA